The Atribacter laminatus genome contains the following window.
AAGTTTTGCCCTTTATTTTTCGTAATTGATCAAATGACTTAATAAATTTTACCTGCTTCACATTTAAGTGGAAGGTCAACAGTTAAACACTTGGTATTGCCTTCGTGGTCAATAATAAATGGATTTTCAATTCGAAGACCCAGATGATTTTTATCAAGGCTTTTGAATGAACGGCCAAATATTCCTAAATCAAGCATAAAAGCAATTCCTTTGGGGAAATTCCAGGTTGAATGCTGTGTAGCGGCACCTTTTCCTTCCATGGCTTCAGTCCAACCGATACCATGGACTAAGCTGTATAAGGGGGATAAACCCTGGGGATCAAGAATTGAGCGAACTGTACGATCGACTTCGCTTGCAGGTTGACCATAAGCAATAGCTTCAATCCCTTTTTCGTATGCATTTATCGCAATATTAATAAACTCTAACTGGTCTGGATGGGCTTTTCCGGCGATAACTGTTCTTCCCATGCAAGAGGCAAGACCGTCATATCTGGCACTGACCGTCAGGTCAATCATGTCTCCTTCTTCGATAACTTTGTTCGAAGCTCTTCCAATGACATTTGGTGATCTCCAACCAGAGCATACAATGGTACTAATACCTACTCGGTCAGCTCCCATTGCTTTCATTACATAATCAGCACAGGCAGCTACTTCCAATTCTCTCATGCCGGGACGAATAGCGGCAATCATCGCTTTCATGGCATAGGTGGAAATTCGAGCAGCAATACTCATCATTTCCAGTTCTTGAGGGCTTTTCTGATATCGGTAATCCAAAAGAATATCGCTGGCATCAATTATTTCAGCATTGGGAATTTTTTTAAGAAGATGAAAAATTTCTAATGGAAGGATACTTGGCAGTGTGAGAATGCCAATTTTTTTTGGTTCAATTCCTGCTGCTTCAATGAGTATTTTACTTAATGGCATAAATTCATATCCAGGGTAATCTTCTTCTGGTATTTTGAACTCCAATACATTGATGAAAGTGCCAGCCATCATAGTTTCTTTTGCATAAGCTTCACCTTCAGGTCCACCCAAAACAAATAATCCTTTTACCCCAATTACGGCTGCCGTTGGTTCGATTTGAGGATCATAACCAGTTAACCAACCAGTATCGCCTGGTCGCAGTTCATTCCCAAAAGCTATGCCAACATCAATTCCGCGATTGTTCAATATGTCTTGGAGAGTCTTTATCCGGGATTCGTATTCTGACTTGGTTATTTTTCTTTCGAGATCAATAGGTTCAAGATTTTTAACAAAAGAACAAACATCGAAAGTCATACATGAAACCTCCTTTTTTATATTTTAAAAGAATTGTTAGCTAAGATTGCGTTTATTATTTACTTAGTTAAAGTTGAATTAATATAATAACCACATGATTTGCGAATGATTAAGCGAGGCGAAATAGCAATCTGATGATTTCCACTATAGTTATCTTCAATTAGTCCTAAAAGCATCTGAAGCGCAGTTCGACCGAGCTCAGCAACTTCAATTTTCACTGTTGTTAAGGGCGGATCAAAATATTCCATGAACGGCATCCCGTCCATTCCCACAATGGCAATATCTTCGGGAACGGAAAGTCCATAGTCTTTTATGGCTTTAATGGAACCAATTGCCATTTCATCATTAACAACAAAAACTCCTCGGGGTGGTCGATTTATTTTGAGCAATTTTATCATCGCATCATAACCTGACCCTAGATCTCCATTACCCTTTGCTAAAAAATTTGGATCGGTTCGTATTTCAGATTCTAAAAGAGCTTGAAAATAACCCATTTCACATTCACGATTAAATGCATGTTCAGAAATACCGATAAAACCGATCGATTCATACCCAAGAGATAAAAGATGCTTTGTGCCAAGATAGGCTCCCAAACGGTCATTGTTATTGACAGCATAAGATTGAAGATTGTCGAAATGATTATCAATAAGGACAACTGGGATATTTTTTATAGTAAGTTTTGCCAATATATCTTCACTAACTACATTTACAATCAATACTCCGTCTGCATCACGATTATCAATAATTCGTTGAAGCGCACCAGTTTGATGTTTTTTTGATTCTTTGGCAAAGGTCAGATTGTAATTGGCTGCATCGGCCACTTCAAATATTCCGTTAACTACAATAGAATTAAATATTTGCAAAGAACTGTAATCTCTGGTTTCAATGCTTAAAATAACGCCGATGTTTTGAGTTCTTCCAGAAACTAAACCCCGAGCGGTAAGATTTGGCTGATAATCCATTGATTGAGCTATATGAAGAATTTTTTCGCGGGTTTTCTTTGAAACCGAAGAGCAATCGCGAAGTGCACGCGAAACGGTACTTGGAGAAAGATTTAATACTTTGGCAATATCCTTTATTGTAGCTCTCATTTTACACTCCACAAACCAGGATTAACTAAATATAACAAACGTTTGCTATCCTGTCAAATTACCTCTTTGTTTAATTTTTTAAAATATTTTTTTTATAAATAAATCAAATATTATAATAATAACAAACGTTTGCTATAAACTCCTGATGTCCGATCTCGATTCTTGATTTTTAAAAGGTTGTCGAGATATCAAGATGGAAAATTTAAAACGCTAAGGAGAGGAAGAAGTCAAGGGAAAATTAGTTAAGGATGAGAATTGAAATAGAAAAAGTGGCAAGGTGGAGAGAAGGGAGATTTAAAAAAGTTAAAAAAATTGAATCCCTCTCAGGTTCCCCTTAGCCTAAGGGATAAAAAACAATAAAGATGATGCATAGAGATTGCCACGTTGAGCTCCTCATAATGGTGGATCAAAATCAATTCTTCCTTTATGCTCTTCCCTGAGAGTTTGATCTTGATTCTTGAATTTTGTTACAAGAAATTAAAAAAGCGGCTGATAGTTAAGGTGAAATTTTACTACTAAAAATATCAGTCGCTTTTTTAATGTTCAACCTTCAAGATTTATTATCAATCATAAAATATGGTGACGATCTTTCTTTGAAATACGTGAGGTTTATTCCAGCCCCAAGAAATCAAAAGGTTCGGTTTCGACAAACAATTGAGCGGTATCTCCAGCATAGAAATGTTCCGGAGAGATAACCAGCTTCCGAACCGGTGCCGAAGGTGAGAAATCGATCTTATCCAGTTGAACCCAGAAAATATTGGGAGTCAAAGTAGATTCAAAGTAATATACCTTGTTTTTTTGGTCGGCGACTGTTCTCCATAGAGTTGAAGAAATGTTTGGTTTATCAGGGGTACTGATACCAAAAGGTACCGACACATTCCGAATCACGCTAAATACCGAAGCTACTGCTACCTGAATGTCGGCGGTTTTGGGAATGGCATTGATATAGAACCAAGCCCGGGCAAATCGATCGGCAGCTCGACTGGTACCAGGGAGCACAACCATCCCGCCAATTTCCTTCCAATACTCATTCAGAGCGAGCTGCTGCTGATATGTCGGAGAATTGGTCATGACCAGATACGAAGAATCATGGTGAATAACCAATTTACCGTCAACATATTCAAAGATAGCACTATCACCTAAAGAATCGGAAACGGCCAAGTGAACGGTCGCTAATTTATCAAGA
Protein-coding sequences here:
- a CDS encoding linear amide C-N hydrolase — encoded protein: MKSKNRLLLLVIFFLMILLLANPSANACSRVLYHGLEGTVITGRTMDWTEDIGTNLWIFPREMEQEGRVGPNSFKWTSKYGSVIATGYDISTTDGMNEEGLVANVLWLAESVYPEWDGQKPGLCLAAWAQYVLDSFATVEETVEALSREEFILVTADMPGLDKLATVHLAVSDSLGDSAIFEYVDGKLVIHHDSSYLVMTNSPTYQQQLALNEYWKEIGGMVVLPGTSRAADRFARAWFYINAIPKTADIQVAVASVFSVIRNVSVPFGISTPDKPNISSTLWRTVADQKNKVYYFESTLTPNIFWVQLDKIDFSPSAPVRKLVISPEHFYAGDTAQLFVETEPFDFLGLE
- a CDS encoding LacI family DNA-binding transcriptional regulator; this translates as MRATIKDIAKVLNLSPSTVSRALRDCSSVSKKTREKILHIAQSMDYQPNLTARGLVSGRTQNIGVILSIETRDYSSLQIFNSIVVNGIFEVADAANYNLTFAKESKKHQTGALQRIIDNRDADGVLIVNVVSEDILAKLTIKNIPVVLIDNHFDNLQSYAVNNNDRLGAYLGTKHLLSLGYESIGFIGISEHAFNRECEMGYFQALLESEIRTDPNFLAKGNGDLGSGYDAMIKLLKINRPPRGVFVVNDEMAIGSIKAIKDYGLSVPEDIAIVGMDGMPFMEYFDPPLTTVKIEVAELGRTALQMLLGLIEDNYSGNHQIAISPRLIIRKSCGYYINSTLTK
- a CDS encoding M24 family metallopeptidase, which codes for MTFDVCSFVKNLEPIDLERKITKSEYESRIKTLQDILNNRGIDVGIAFGNELRPGDTGWLTGYDPQIEPTAAVIGVKGLFVLGGPEGEAYAKETMMAGTFINVLEFKIPEEDYPGYEFMPLSKILIEAAGIEPKKIGILTLPSILPLEIFHLLKKIPNAEIIDASDILLDYRYQKSPQELEMMSIAARISTYAMKAMIAAIRPGMRELEVAACADYVMKAMGADRVGISTIVCSGWRSPNVIGRASNKVIEEGDMIDLTVSARYDGLASCMGRTVIAGKAHPDQLEFINIAINAYEKGIEAIAYGQPASEVDRTVRSILDPQGLSPLYSLVHGIGWTEAMEGKGAATQHSTWNFPKGIAFMLDLGIFGRSFKSLDKNHLGLRIENPFIIDHEGNTKCLTVDLPLKCEAGKIY